The following proteins come from a genomic window of Salinicoccus sp. RF5:
- a CDS encoding AAA family ATPase, which translates to MDSFLEVCNNSIGKTSTDSRGKTLNNFVVGGTRKPITVSEGKYKVSRSFAHGNNSLNTYPYVNVGWMSLFYDWQAVQWGKKAFFLSTKQSYSKVDKPLPEPHRGGLESYYKSWDVAEDGLSLENEQDYEDMLRNMIMLYNDFTQESGAESNTVEFKERLLSSKNIILHGPPGTGKSYMALELAKQITENNDDQMEFVQFHPSYDYTDFVEGLRTKQYGNNQVGFELMPGTFMKFCDKARRNQAGSDNFNESWELMLEEMREKEEISIPTLTERSTLTFQLSSKDSLRFKDISAGTLTKWNLYNVYRGKQGRPSNAYDNYMKAVLKYMKENHKLQDYAEASGKKYVFIIDEINRGEISKIFGELFFSLDPGYRGEKGAVMTQYHALHSGAEYPFPEKFYVPENVYIIGTMNDIDRSVESFDFAMRRRFRFIEIKVKDSLSMLKQLDETRVTIDDVEARLTRLNEEIEDIPGLDKSYHIGPSYFLKLNDVGYDFEVLWEEFLEPLLKEYLRNHLDAEEHLYRLKQAYYLDEQDE; encoded by the coding sequence AACAAGGAAACCAATTACCGTTTCGGAAGGAAAGTACAAAGTGAGCCGATCTTTTGCGCATGGTAATAATTCATTGAATACCTATCCGTACGTAAATGTCGGGTGGATGAGCCTTTTTTATGATTGGCAGGCAGTGCAGTGGGGAAAGAAGGCTTTCTTCCTGTCGACAAAACAGTCGTACTCCAAAGTGGATAAGCCTCTACCAGAGCCGCATAGAGGGGGTCTTGAATCATATTATAAAAGTTGGGATGTTGCTGAAGACGGCCTGAGCTTGGAAAATGAACAAGATTACGAAGATATGCTTAGAAATATGATTATGCTGTATAACGATTTCACTCAGGAATCAGGAGCCGAGAGTAATACAGTAGAGTTTAAAGAGCGACTGTTAAGTTCGAAAAACATTATTCTTCATGGGCCTCCCGGAACTGGAAAGTCTTATATGGCGTTGGAACTGGCCAAACAGATTACTGAAAATAATGATGATCAGATGGAATTCGTCCAGTTTCATCCAAGCTACGACTATACGGACTTCGTAGAAGGGCTTCGGACGAAACAATATGGGAACAATCAAGTGGGCTTTGAACTGATGCCGGGAACCTTTATGAAGTTTTGTGATAAAGCACGGAGGAATCAGGCAGGCTCGGATAACTTTAATGAGTCATGGGAGCTCATGCTTGAAGAAATGAGAGAAAAAGAGGAGATTTCTATACCGACTCTGACAGAGAGGAGTACGCTTACTTTTCAATTATCTTCAAAAGATTCATTAAGATTCAAAGATATCAGTGCAGGGACTTTAACTAAATGGAATTTATATAACGTGTATAGAGGGAAGCAAGGGCGTCCTTCCAATGCATATGATAACTATATGAAAGCTGTGCTTAAATACATGAAAGAAAACCATAAACTTCAGGATTATGCAGAAGCGAGTGGGAAGAAATACGTCTTTATCATCGATGAGATTAACAGAGGAGAAATATCTAAGATATTTGGCGAGCTCTTTTTCTCCCTCGACCCTGGATATAGGGGAGAAAAAGGTGCTGTCATGACCCAATATCATGCGTTGCATTCTGGGGCAGAGTACCCATTCCCCGAGAAGTTTTATGTGCCTGAGAATGTCTACATCATTGGTACGATGAATGACATTGATAGAAGTGTGGAAAGCTTCGACTTTGCGATGCGAAGGCGGTTCAGGTTCATAGAAATCAAGGTGAAAGACAGCCTCAGTATGTTGAAACAACTCGATGAGACGCGGGTGACGATTGATGATGTGGAGGCTCGACTTACAAGGCTGAACGAAGAAATAGAAGATATACCTGGGTTGGACAAGAGCTACCATATAGGTCCAAGCTACTTCTTGAAATTGAATGATGTCGGTTATGACTTCGAAGTGTTGTGGGAGGAGTTCCTTGAGCCACTGCTGAAAGAGTATTTAAGAAACCACCTGGATGCAGAGGAACATTTATATCGTCTTAAGCAAGCCTACTATCTCGATGAACAGGATGAGTAG
- a CDS encoding CBS domain-containing protein — protein MSNNFESFIAEFNKLHDVLKEKSNNSSKFVDFRRLIDELENNSVVKKHKKQLHLIRELRNILVHEKKDSKYNLAEPSSELINDMIEIRNQIEYPTKVNKIFKNHVQCFKAEDNLKDVLNYIKDKSYTQFPVFDQNEFLGLVSDNGITFWLSEVIKEEIVDLSEVKIADVIGHDENRMNYVTIKADMSLYNVDELFSRRIRNGERGVVLLITALGKIEKPEDIIGIITPWDLPKINEIL, from the coding sequence GTGAGCAATAATTTTGAGAGTTTTATAGCAGAATTTAATAAATTACATGATGTGCTAAAAGAAAAAAGTAACAATTCTAGCAAGTTTGTGGATTTTCGTAGACTCATTGATGAACTGGAGAATAATAGTGTAGTAAAGAAACATAAAAAACAGCTGCACTTGATTAGAGAGCTTCGCAATATCTTAGTCCATGAAAAAAAGGATAGTAAATATAACTTAGCTGAACCATCGTCTGAGTTAATCAACGATATGATCGAGATAAGAAATCAAATAGAATATCCTACAAAAGTTAATAAAATCTTTAAAAATCATGTTCAATGTTTTAAAGCAGAAGATAATTTAAAAGATGTATTAAATTATATTAAAGACAAAAGTTATACTCAGTTCCCCGTATTTGACCAGAATGAATTCTTAGGTTTAGTTTCTGATAATGGAATCACATTTTGGTTATCTGAGGTTATAAAAGAGGAAATCGTAGATTTATCAGAAGTTAAGATTGCTGATGTTATTGGACATGATGAAAATCGTATGAACTATGTAACCATTAAGGCCGACATGTCTCTTTATAATGTAGATGAACTTTTTTCTAGAAGAATCCGCAATGGCGAAAGAGGAGTTGTTCTTCTCATTACAGCATTGGGTAAAATTGAAAAGCCTGAAGATATCATTGGAATTATAACCCCTTGGGATCTCCCTAAAATAAATGAAATACTTTAA
- a CDS encoding McrC family protein encodes MDGQHLILKDNSRTELEESCLGNTVFQYLQNKTMGDLTRSDMLIFPGDNEAYADDDRKVIETTQDKVVTSNLLGFFSNAKDAVSIVSRFDDPEDNYFLQYMLSKVYGITPLDYSSTMKPNQGFLDLLVLLFPSILNQALAKGIYKEYRTNRHNNSALKGKIDVARHIKNNIPFTGDIAFTNREFSFNNPVIQLVHHTIQFIKRHKQYHRILNESHITHENIKIIESIASSAKGSTAKLIDLNKRNIVKHAYYKEYEQLQKICIVILESQSMLFTSNSKEKFYGVALDGAWLFEEYVNTVIGDVFHHPNNTEGTGANYLFSGGAGKIYPDFISKDSENRIIADAKYKPSRNISGADYHQIVSYMYRFDSAEGYYIYPYSIMENERPSKRPMELLKGLNFGSKKESMKRDQKITVTKLGLRVPIGVESYQEFKHMMVMNENELKGDLKI; translated from the coding sequence ATGGACGGACAACATTTAATCCTTAAGGATAACTCCCGAACAGAGTTGGAGGAAAGCTGTCTTGGAAACACTGTCTTCCAATATTTGCAGAACAAAACAATGGGGGATCTGACAAGGTCGGACATGCTTATTTTTCCAGGAGATAATGAGGCGTATGCAGATGATGACAGAAAGGTTATTGAGACAACGCAAGATAAAGTAGTGACATCAAACCTTCTGGGATTCTTCAGTAATGCCAAAGATGCAGTCAGTATCGTCAGTAGATTTGACGATCCTGAAGATAACTATTTTCTCCAATATATGTTGAGCAAGGTATATGGGATTACACCGTTGGACTATTCCAGTACCATGAAACCCAATCAGGGTTTCTTGGATTTATTGGTACTTCTGTTCCCCAGTATTTTGAATCAAGCATTGGCGAAAGGGATCTATAAAGAGTATCGAACGAATCGTCACAATAACAGTGCCCTCAAGGGCAAAATTGATGTCGCCCGACATATTAAAAATAATATTCCTTTTACTGGAGATATTGCCTTCACAAATAGAGAATTCAGTTTTAATAATCCAGTGATTCAGCTTGTACATCATACAATCCAATTTATAAAACGACATAAACAGTATCATCGCATTTTGAATGAATCACACATTACACATGAAAATATAAAAATCATTGAAAGTATTGCTTCTTCAGCAAAAGGATCAACGGCCAAACTGATTGATCTTAATAAGCGGAATATAGTGAAACACGCTTACTATAAAGAGTATGAGCAGCTACAGAAAATATGCATCGTCATACTTGAAAGTCAAAGTATGCTGTTCACAAGCAACAGTAAAGAAAAATTTTATGGTGTTGCTCTCGATGGGGCGTGGTTGTTTGAGGAATACGTGAATACGGTAATAGGTGATGTATTCCACCACCCTAACAATACAGAAGGGACGGGGGCTAATTATCTCTTCTCCGGTGGCGCGGGAAAAATCTACCCTGACTTCATATCAAAAGATAGTGAAAATAGAATCATCGCGGACGCGAAGTATAAACCGAGCCGCAATATTTCAGGGGCAGATTATCATCAGATTGTATCCTATATGTATCGATTTGACTCAGCCGAGGGTTATTATATCTATCCATACTCAATAATGGAAAATGAAAGGCCTTCAAAGCGCCCCATGGAACTTTTAAAAGGTCTCAACTTTGGCTCGAAGAAAGAAAGTATGAAGCGGGATCAAAAAATTACTGTAACGAAGCTGGGGCTGAGGGTGCCGATAGGTGTAGAGAGTTATCAAGAATTTAAACATATGATGGTAATGAACGAAAACGAGTTGAAGGGAGATTTGAAGATTTGA